The following proteins are co-located in the Spirosoma montaniterrae genome:
- a CDS encoding FkbM family methyltransferase, translated as MGIDPQQGVEPLTQIEYIGSAYHGYYVPQHFLTGESVCYCIGAGEDISFDTELKVRYDARVYIFDPMPEGILHFQQLRALAHTDQRLTIHEKNPFTYRITPDQLADIQFVEIGVWDHKGVLKFYEPPREGYPSHSVYLFKESGKYIEAPVDRLSNLMNQLGHTAIDLVKIEIEGAEYTVIDTILEDKLDVKLILVEFDEVHNAKDKRFHYRIRKTCNKLKKAGYVLIHSTESMKRSFLRRDVFDALKAQESET; from the coding sequence TTGGGTATTGATCCCCAGCAGGGTGTTGAACCCCTTACCCAGATAGAATACATTGGTTCGGCCTATCACGGGTACTATGTTCCGCAGCATTTCCTGACGGGCGAGTCGGTTTGCTACTGTATTGGCGCTGGCGAAGACATATCGTTCGACACAGAACTCAAGGTTCGCTATGATGCACGGGTCTACATTTTCGATCCGATGCCCGAAGGTATTCTTCACTTTCAGCAGTTACGTGCATTGGCACATACAGACCAACGGCTAACCATCCATGAAAAGAATCCGTTTACATATAGAATAACACCCGATCAACTGGCCGACATTCAGTTTGTTGAAATAGGCGTTTGGGACCACAAAGGTGTTCTTAAGTTTTACGAGCCACCCCGCGAAGGCTACCCATCGCACTCCGTGTATTTGTTTAAGGAATCAGGTAAATATATTGAAGCCCCGGTTGACCGGCTGTCGAACCTGATGAATCAATTGGGGCATACAGCGATTGACCTGGTCAAAATTGAAATAGAAGGAGCCGAATACACGGTGATCGACACTATTCTGGAAGATAAACTCGATGTAAAACTAATTCTGGTAGAGTTCGACGAAGTGCACAATGCCAAGGATAAACGATTCCATTACCGTATCCGAAAAACCTGTAACAAGCTCAAAAAAGCGGGCTATGTGCTGATTCACTCTACTGAATCGATGAAGCGTTCGTTTTTGCGCCGGGACGTATTCGATGCCCTGAAAGCACAAGAATCGGAGACATAA
- the argB gene encoding acetylglutamate kinase translates to MTPLTVIKIGGNVIDNPAALSQFLTAFAKLPGAKILVHGGGKIATQVAEKLGVQTTMIEGRRITDQPMLDVVTMVYGGLVNKQIVAKLQTLEVNAIGLTGADAGTVLAQKRPVTAIDYGFVGDIIDVDSGRIQAMLMQGLTPVYAPLTYDQTGSLLNTNADTMASTIAVDMTQRNAVTLVYCFEKKGVLTDPDDNDSVIAELTPKLYAEYKAAGTINKGMIPKLDNAFAALQNGVAKVIICHADEVGAAVSQQGAGTVLSQ, encoded by the coding sequence ATGACACCACTCACAGTCATCAAAATTGGCGGGAACGTCATCGACAACCCCGCAGCCCTTTCTCAGTTCCTTACCGCATTTGCCAAACTGCCCGGCGCGAAAATTCTGGTGCATGGGGGCGGTAAAATTGCTACACAGGTAGCCGAAAAATTAGGCGTTCAAACAACTATGATCGAAGGTCGCCGTATTACCGACCAGCCTATGCTCGACGTGGTGACGATGGTTTACGGCGGGTTGGTTAACAAGCAGATTGTGGCGAAGCTGCAAACGCTTGAGGTAAACGCCATTGGCCTTACCGGAGCTGATGCGGGTACAGTACTGGCGCAGAAACGTCCCGTTACAGCGATTGATTACGGCTTCGTAGGCGATATAATTGACGTGGATTCGGGCCGGATTCAGGCGATGCTGATGCAGGGCCTGACACCCGTGTATGCCCCGCTCACCTACGACCAAACCGGCAGTCTGCTCAATACCAACGCCGATACAATGGCTTCGACAATCGCCGTCGACATGACCCAACGCAATGCCGTTACACTGGTATATTGTTTTGAGAAGAAAGGCGTTCTGACCGATCCTGATGATAACGACAGCGTAATCGCCGAATTAACGCCTAAGCTCTACGCCGAATACAAAGCTGCCGGAACAATCAACAAAGGCATGATCCCGAAGTTAGACAACGCCTTTGCCGCTCTGCAAAATGGCGTCGCCAAAGTCATTATTTGCCATGCCGATGAGGTGGGCGCGGCTGTAAGCCAGCAGGGAGCGGGTACGGTTTTAAGCCAGTAA
- a CDS encoding DUF4286 family protein: protein MRTFYLPAVMATELPTGHKILRLLTELDNGGVTYSVQLNFATMEDYFTYLNRHADAMQQRIHHRFANQYVSFDTLLEEL, encoded by the coding sequence ATGAGAACCTTCTACCTGCCCGCTGTCATGGCAACTGAATTGCCTACGGGCCACAAAATTCTGCGTTTGCTCACTGAGCTTGATAATGGGGGCGTTACCTACTCGGTTCAACTCAATTTCGCGACTATGGAAGACTACTTTACGTACCTCAACCGCCACGCCGACGCTATGCAGCAGCGCATTCATCACCGATTTGCCAATCAATACGTCTCGTTCGATACCCTGTTGGAAGAATTATAA
- a CDS encoding cytochrome B, with protein MYSGLVHAHSGLRWIALVLLVAAVAVAISKWQGRSGYTDGNRKLYLFTLIAVHTQLLIGLVLLFLSPKVNFGLLSDKLYRFYTVEHTVGMLLAIALVTVGYSRSKRATDATTKQRLVGIFYGLGLLLILASIPWPFRIPGAGWF; from the coding sequence ATGTATTCTGGATTAGTACATGCCCATTCGGGGCTTCGCTGGATTGCGCTTGTGTTGCTGGTGGCCGCTGTTGCCGTTGCTATAAGCAAATGGCAGGGCCGCAGCGGTTATACCGATGGCAACCGCAAACTGTACCTGTTCACGCTCATTGCCGTTCACACGCAGTTGCTGATTGGTCTGGTCTTGCTTTTTTTAAGCCCTAAAGTAAACTTCGGTCTATTAAGCGATAAGCTGTATCGTTTCTACACCGTAGAACATACTGTTGGTATGCTGCTCGCTATTGCGTTGGTCACGGTTGGCTACTCTCGCTCGAAGCGGGCTACAGATGCAACAACCAAACAACGATTAGTCGGCATTTTCTATGGCTTGGGCTTACTACTCATTCTGGCATCTATTCCGTGGCCGTTCCGCATTCCGGGTGCAGGCTGGTTTTAA
- a CDS encoding efflux RND transporter permease subunit, which produces MFWHLISRFILANRLPLVAVVLLGTAFMGYQTSRVKLSYELAKILPVSDPEYQRYEVFKSKFGQDGNVMVIGIETDSMYRLPFFNDWYRLNQRIKAIGGIKDVVANANLYDIVRDDSAGRFRIVPLVPRPPATQAEVDSLREKISRLPFYRGLVQDSAGRAHLMAITFDQKQLNTKNRIAIVRNIEAVADSFGTKHNLSVHLSGMPYIRTEFTAKVSSELTKFMLLAFVVTSLILLYFFRSLLVMLVAAVVVGIGVVWVTGYIVLFGYEITILTGLIPPLIIVIGIPNAIFLLNRYHEELNRGREKVEALRLATEKVGETTFFANVTTSIGFFVFYFTGSPLLLQFGLVAACGVMTTYIVSLILIPIIFSYLPAPSSRQRGHLDRRKINGFLTWVERLVRTRRTAIYAFIAIVTGISVIGALRINVIGYVVDDLPKNDPIYTDLKFIESRFNGVMPFEVSIDAKRPGRVLTPQTLTKIRLLEREFSKYSEFTRPLSLVEAIKFFYQGYRGGDPKYYALPGALELNKLGSYMPQLKGSENRFKAYLDSTRQFTRVSFQMPDVGTVRTNQLLAELQPKVDSIFNIDRVTQQRVAAGEQYEVHITGNSVVFTKGNDYLLQNLAESTLLAIGLISIILIILLRDIRLSLVAILPSIVPLIVTAGLMGFFSINLKPSTILIFSIAFGISSDGTIYFITKYRDELKNGRKTLEQAISATIRYTGLSMFYTAIILFAGFAIFTASTFQGTVALGILVSITLLMGMASNLILLPAFLLTMTDKRRAAAAKTT; this is translated from the coding sequence ATGTTCTGGCACCTGATTTCCCGTTTTATTCTGGCGAATCGATTACCCCTTGTTGCCGTTGTGTTGCTTGGCACAGCCTTCATGGGGTATCAGACCAGCCGCGTTAAACTCTCCTACGAATTAGCCAAAATCCTGCCCGTTTCTGACCCCGAATATCAACGCTACGAAGTGTTTAAGAGTAAGTTCGGGCAAGACGGCAATGTGATGGTTATCGGCATCGAAACCGATAGTATGTATCGGCTGCCGTTTTTTAATGACTGGTATCGGCTAAATCAGCGCATTAAAGCTATAGGGGGTATTAAAGACGTAGTGGCGAATGCCAACCTTTATGATATTGTTCGCGACGATTCGGCGGGCCGGTTCCGCATTGTGCCGCTGGTGCCGCGCCCGCCCGCCACACAGGCTGAGGTCGATAGTCTCCGTGAAAAAATTAGTCGCCTGCCGTTTTACCGGGGCCTTGTGCAAGACAGTGCCGGTCGGGCACATCTGATGGCTATTACCTTCGATCAGAAGCAACTGAACACTAAAAATCGCATTGCTATCGTGCGTAATATAGAAGCCGTAGCCGATTCGTTCGGTACGAAGCACAACCTTTCCGTTCATCTGTCGGGAATGCCCTATATCCGCACCGAGTTCACCGCGAAGGTAAGCAGCGAATTAACCAAATTTATGTTACTGGCATTCGTGGTCACATCACTAATTCTGCTCTATTTTTTCCGGTCGCTGCTCGTTATGCTGGTGGCGGCTGTAGTGGTGGGCATCGGTGTGGTCTGGGTAACAGGCTACATCGTTTTATTTGGTTACGAGATCACCATTCTGACCGGGCTTATTCCGCCGTTGATTATTGTTATTGGCATTCCGAACGCTATTTTCCTGCTCAACCGCTACCACGAAGAACTCAACCGGGGGCGCGAAAAAGTAGAAGCCCTAAGGCTGGCAACCGAAAAAGTGGGCGAAACTACCTTCTTCGCCAACGTTACGACAAGCATTGGCTTTTTCGTGTTCTACTTCACCGGCAGCCCGTTGCTGCTGCAATTCGGGTTGGTAGCGGCTTGCGGTGTTATGACTACCTACATTGTTTCGCTGATTCTGATCCCGATAATTTTCAGCTACTTACCTGCCCCATCATCCAGACAGCGCGGGCATTTGGACCGCCGGAAAATCAACGGCTTTTTAACCTGGGTCGAGCGTTTGGTACGTACACGCCGGACAGCCATTTATGCGTTCATCGCCATCGTAACAGGCATTTCTGTTATTGGCGCACTGCGTATCAATGTCATTGGTTACGTAGTGGATGACTTACCCAAAAACGATCCGATTTATACCGATCTGAAGTTTATCGAAAGCCGCTTCAACGGTGTAATGCCCTTTGAAGTGAGTATCGACGCCAAACGGCCCGGTCGGGTGCTGACACCCCAGACGCTGACCAAAATTCGATTACTCGAACGTGAATTCAGCAAATACAGTGAATTTACGCGTCCGCTGTCGCTGGTAGAAGCGATTAAGTTTTTTTACCAGGGCTATCGCGGGGGCGATCCTAAATATTACGCCCTTCCCGGCGCACTCGAACTAAATAAATTAGGGAGTTACATGCCCCAGCTAAAAGGCTCCGAGAATCGATTTAAAGCCTATTTAGATAGCACCCGGCAATTTACCCGCGTCAGCTTTCAGATGCCCGACGTTGGCACAGTTCGTACCAATCAACTGCTGGCCGAACTACAACCTAAAGTTGATTCAATCTTTAACATCGACCGCGTTACCCAACAACGTGTGGCTGCTGGTGAGCAGTATGAGGTGCATATTACAGGCAACAGCGTGGTATTTACGAAGGGCAATGATTATCTGTTGCAAAACCTTGCCGAAAGCACCTTACTGGCAATTGGCCTGATTTCGATTATTCTGATAATTTTACTCCGCGACATTCGGTTGAGCCTTGTTGCAATTCTGCCGAGCATTGTGCCGCTTATCGTTACGGCGGGGCTAATGGGTTTTTTCAGCATCAACCTCAAACCCTCAACCATCCTGATCTTCAGCATCGCCTTCGGTATCTCATCCGACGGCACCATTTACTTCATCACCAAATACCGCGATGAACTCAAAAATGGCCGCAAAACGCTCGAACAGGCTATCTCGGCCACCATCCGCTATACGGGTCTGAGCATGTTCTACACGGCTATCATTCTATTTGCAGGCTTCGCTATTTTTACGGCCTCCACGTTTCAGGGGACCGTCGCGCTCGGCATTTTGGTGTCGATTACCCTGCTGATGGGCATGGCCTCAAACCTGATCCTGCTTCCTGCTTTTCTGTTAACGATGACTGATAAGCGACGGGCAGCAGCCGCGAAAACCACGTAA
- a CDS encoding C40 family peptidase, with product MTKKMLLTVFYAVSFGIANAQSVSAVINSEPAVTPIPAVTVPSKQFYEQIPLVGNVIDFARKHLAIRYRSGGTSTRGFDCSGFTRFCFSHFGISLPHSSAAQGNVGQPISKDDAQPGDLILFKGHSAGGSRIGHVGLITEVIGDRIKFIHSAWNGGVRYDYLHANYYQHRFVGVRRVVHLLAEK from the coding sequence ATGACGAAAAAAATGCTCCTGACAGTATTTTATGCTGTCTCGTTCGGCATTGCCAACGCTCAGTCTGTATCTGCCGTAATTAATTCTGAACCCGCTGTAACACCTATACCCGCCGTAACTGTACCCAGTAAGCAGTTTTATGAGCAGATTCCGCTCGTAGGCAATGTAATCGATTTTGCCCGCAAGCATCTTGCCATCCGTTACCGTTCGGGCGGTACAAGCACGCGTGGATTCGATTGTTCGGGATTCACGCGTTTTTGTTTCAGCCATTTCGGTATTTCTCTGCCCCACTCCAGCGCAGCTCAAGGTAACGTTGGGCAGCCCATTTCCAAAGACGACGCCCAGCCAGGCGATTTAATTCTGTTTAAAGGCCATAGCGCGGGCGGTAGTCGCATCGGCCATGTTGGCCTGATCACTGAAGTTATTGGTGATCGAATCAAGTTTATTCATTCGGCCTGGAACGGGGGCGTGCGCTACGATTACCTCCACGCCAATTACTACCAACACCGATTTGTAGGTGTTCGGCGTGTTGTACATCTGCTGGCAGAAAAGTAA